The window ATCCGGTTCCTCGGCGAGAGCATCGGCTTCCTTCGTGCTTCGGTACTTCTCCCACGACAAAGGGACCGGCCGGCGAGAAGGCCGGACGGTCCCGAAGGGCTTGGTGCTGGGCGTGGCCTAGTGGCTCACGGTCAGCGCCGCGCGCCCCTTGCGACGGCGCGAGGCGATGATGGCGCGACCGGCGCGCGTACGCATGCGCAGCCGGAAGCCGTGGACCTTCGCGCGACGCCGGTTGTTCGGCTGGTACGTACGCTTGCTCACTACTGGCTCCAGGGGCGTGTCAGGATAAGTACTACGACAGACCCCCAGGATATGCGGGGCCTACGGGTGCATGAGCCGTGGCCGCGCCTCCGTGCGAACACGGGCGCAGGCAGATCGTCGGCATAAGCATAAAGAAGATACGACCTGGTCCGGCCGGGGTCAAATCGGGCCTGTGGACGGCGGTTACACGCGTCCGGCCTGGCCCCTCCCCTCCCCGCCTCCGCGCTCGCTCACGGACGGTCGGCGCGGAACCCGCACCCGCCTCTCCCCCGCCCTGTGGACGACTCGTCGTCCACAGGCGTGTGAGACTTCCACACCCCCCGGCGTCTGTGGATAACCTCAGCCTGTGGATAACTTGCCCCTCGCACCGGCCGGCGCTCCCCCGATGCCGGGAACAGCCCTCTTGCACACCTTCTGATCTGCACATTGTGGATAACTCTGCGCTGTGCGCGGAGATCTGCCATCCTGTGGACAAGCCTGTGGA is drawn from Nocardiopsis dassonvillei subsp. dassonvillei DSM 43111 and contains these coding sequences:
- the rpmH gene encoding 50S ribosomal protein L34 — protein: MSKRTYQPNNRRRAKVHGFRLRMRTRAGRAIIASRRRKGRAALTVSH